TTGTCCAAAATGACACCATGAATCAATATGGCTTATTGACCATTGTCATGCCCTTAAGACCAGGAAGTAAACAAGCTCCTTACGCCGTCAACATACAAGCCAGCAGCCAGAACGGATTAGATAAAGAGCGTTTTATCGATGTCGGTCAGATTCGTGCCGTCGATGGTCAGCGAATTTTAGGATTATTGGGCGTACTAGAACCGAGTTGACGGGGTGACAAGAGTTGGGAAAGGCTTACCAGAGCGTAGTTTGCCGACTTGACTTAAATTTAAAATCCCCGTTATTAATAACTCTCACTAATGCTTTTTATTATTACAATTGGCTTCATTAATGTTACAAAAGCGCGGGGGAAATTTTTTTCGATTATTATTTGAATAGCTGAAAAAATGATACAATAAATTTATCAGTTATTGTTTAACTGATTACATGGTTACAATGTATGCGACGAAATAAGAGGAAATTAACTAATAGCAGATAAGGCTTTTAAACCTCGGTTATATTCATTAATTTTGTGAAGGTTAATTCTCATAATTTGTTCAACAAACAAGTAACAGAAATCCCAGGCTAAGACCCAACTTTGTCCATATAGCCCTACCCAAAATTCACTATGTCTTCTGACTTGTCTTTTCGGTTCTGTTAGTCTAGATATATACTTTTGATATCCTCTATTTTTAATTGACTTCCCTTTTAAAGCCGATAAAGTATAAGCAATAGCTATTAATAAAATCAAGTTAGTAAGTCGATGAATATTAGCTTTACTCCCTTCGAGATTATATCCTCCACTCTTATAATCTCGAAACATAGCTTCAATTCCACCTCTGATTTTATAATATTTTATGACTTCGGATGGGTTATCTAAATTGGTTATAATAAACCAAGGTTCTTCTTCCTGATGGTTTCTATATTTTCTCTTCTGATAAGCCAATACATTAAAGCGACCAAACCCTTTTTGCTTGGTGATAAAAATGTTTTTTTCAAAAACTTTGACTCCTGGGGTCAGGGTTAAATCTTGAAAGCGTTTTTGATTCTTCTTACTTCTTCTAATGTAGACATTTTTCCTTTCTCGAAAAGCAAAATAGATGGGATTTTTAGCCGTTCGGTTTCGTTTCTTTAACCAATAAGATAATTCTACCCCATGAAACTCCCTATCCCCTAAAATTAATAACTCATAGTCGGCAAATAATTTCAAGACCGGTCGGATTAAAGCGATTTGTTCTTTGACGTTGCTGCTTCCTTTTTTCTCTAGAATTTGCCAGTAAATAGGGAAGGCTCTCTTTCTCCAAACTACACTAATCATGAACACATTTTTATCCTGCCACTGAGTCCTATCCAAAACTAAAGTTAAACGACTTCCTGGTTTAAATTCTCGTTCTACTATTAATTTTATCAGAGGAAACCATAATAAGACAAGGCTTAAGCACGGTTCGACTAAAAATCTTTGAATCTTCTTTCTACGACTTTCGTATAGAATAGGAAGAGGAAGATAAGCCGCTAACCGTTCTATTCTAACTTGTTTATGAACTTGTAAAAGCCATATTAATATTCGTAAAAGTAAAAATTTACTTTTTGATAATGCGTTTTGTAAATAGTCCTGATAGAAAGGCAAAAAATCCATAGATGATGATGAAAGAACATGATGACTGAACAAGCCTTTTTATCATTTTAGGGCAGATTAATTCTGTTCATTTCTAACAATTAGACATTTTCTCGTCTAGATAGACTATTTGTACTGTTTATCGGGTGGGCTGAATCTATTTTTTCAGGCGATCGCTGATCTCTAAATCCCTGACGGTGAGCCTTTTCCAACCCTTGTCACCCCGTCAACTCCATACCACAAAACATACTACAGACATAGTGAGTTAGGTCGTTGCAGTACAGAAAGCGGGAGAACCAGCAGGCGCAATGTACTACGATAGTAACAAGCCTAAAATCTAATTTGCGCTGCTGTTTGGGGGGTATTCCCCCCAAGCCCCCCTATTTTAGCGTTTTATATTGGCTTAATTTTGTTGAAGGTTAATAAGATTTTCTCTGGGAGATACAGAGGATTAGAGTTGGGACAACAATCAGGAATCAATCAAATCGTTAATAGTCGATAACGGCAAAAACAATAATAGAGGATGTTCTTTCGTTCCTTCAAACCCAAAACGTTCATAATATTTTTTAACTTCAAGATTTTTGGCATCGACAAACAACCCTATCACCCCGGCATTGTCCGCAATCACTTTGGCTCGTTGCATGGACTCAACCAACAAAATCGACCCAATTCCTTGTTTTTGACGCTTCTTTGAGACGGCTAATCTGGCTAACTTGACTCCAGGCACAACATTCGGATATTTCTTCGCCCAACGAGACGGAAGATTATCCACCTGTACCTCACACAAGGTCAAAGTAAAAAAGCCTATAATGACCGAGGGTTCCTCAGTATCAACCAAAACAAAGGTACGAGATAACCCTTTCTGGATATGCTGTCGTGCTATGCGCTGTAAAAACTGATTTAGGGCATTATCTCCACAATCAAACCCTTTTCTATCGTGATGCTTACTCAGGAGTTCAATCTGCTTCACGTCAAATACGCCTGATGTCTATGAATAGCGTCCTTTAAATGGTCATTAGGGTCGGGAGGATTTTCAATTAAACTAAAAATTTGATCAGCATCGACTGAAGATAAGTGAATTACCTGTTCTTGCTTAATGATTTCTTGGGCTTCTTTGACTGCTGCGGCTACCATAAATTGGTTTAAGGTTGCCCCCGTCAAGTCCGCAGCCTTTTGCAAGGTCTCTTTGACCGATACGGGAATTCTAGTGGTGACACGGGAATCGTTGGGAGAGGTTTTAGCCATCTAATAAGGTTCGGGGTTTTCTTTCATCCTAACACGCTTGGTGACAAAATGTCACCATAAAACCCACTTGTCTAGAATCTTGACAGTCCCGCGCCATAAAACGGCGCGGGACTGTCAAAAGAATATGGTTAATCCTTGGTTTCTATTGATGATGACTTGTTCTGAAGAAGTTGCTGAAATTGATTGACAATTTCTGGAGTTAACTCACTTTCTGGTTCAACCTGTTCCCGCTTCGATAAAGTTGCCTCTATTTGACTGGTCGAAGCTTGCCCCAATTGGGCTAATAATTCACCAAATTCTTGATGTTGTTGCGCCCTATCTATTTCCGACTTAATAATCATCTTCTTTGTTGGTTAAAATGAATTTGAGAAAATTAGAACCGTGTTAAATCTTCATCTTCTTCTCCTCCTTCTTGGTTGAGATGATTGAGAGGTGGCTTGATTCAGTTTACCTTCAATTTCTTTAATCGCTTTTTCCATCTTTGAAGAGGTAAACCGTTCTACATCTTCTTGGGTCAGTCCAGGGCTATTCAGAGGTAAATTACCCGACTGCCAAATTGTTTGGTTTTGTTGATCAGTTCCCACGGCAACAGCCATCATTTGATAATTTCCCTGGTTATCTTTAATCGTCAATTTTCCTGACTCATATTCAATGACATGATGTTTAGATTGATAA
The window above is part of the Rippkaea orientalis PCC 8801 genome. Proteins encoded here:
- a CDS encoding type II toxin-antitoxin system PemK/MazF family toxin is translated as MPLSKLTYRRGEIRWVRLDPTEGAEAKKTRPCLIVQNDTMNQYGLLTIVMPLRPGSKQAPYAVNIQASSQNGLDKERFIDVGQIRAVDGQRILGLLGVLEPS
- a CDS encoding GNAT family N-acetyltransferase yields the protein MKQIELLSKHHDRKGFDCGDNALNQFLQRIARQHIQKGLSRTFVLVDTEEPSVIIGFFTLTLCEVQVDNLPSRWAKKYPNVVPGVKLARLAVSKKRQKQGIGSILLVESMQRAKVIADNAGVIGLFVDAKNLEVKKYYERFGFEGTKEHPLLLFLPLSTINDLIDS
- a CDS encoding IS4 family transposase, translating into MDFLPFYQDYLQNALSKSKFLLLRILIWLLQVHKQVRIERLAAYLPLPILYESRRKKIQRFLVEPCLSLVLLWFPLIKLIVEREFKPGSRLTLVLDRTQWQDKNVFMISVVWRKRAFPIYWQILEKKGSSNVKEQIALIRPVLKLFADYELLILGDREFHGVELSYWLKKRNRTAKNPIYFAFRERKNVYIRRSKKNQKRFQDLTLTPGVKVFEKNIFITKQKGFGRFNVLAYQKRKYRNHQEEEPWFIITNLDNPSEVIKYYKIRGGIEAMFRDYKSGGYNLEGSKANIHRLTNLILLIAIAYTLSALKGKSIKNRGYQKYISRLTEPKRQVRRHSEFWVGLYGQSWVLAWDFCYLFVEQIMRINLHKINEYNRGLKALSAIS
- a CDS encoding DUF1778 domain-containing protein gives rise to the protein MAKTSPNDSRVTTRIPVSVKETLQKAADLTGATLNQFMVAAAVKEAQEIIKQEQVIHLSSVDADQIFSLIENPPDPNDHLKDAIHRHQAYLT